From one Phocoena sinus isolate mPhoSin1 chromosome 4, mPhoSin1.pri, whole genome shotgun sequence genomic stretch:
- the LOC116753238 gene encoding non-histone chromosomal protein HMG-14-like codes for MPKRKVSSPEAVVKQEPERRSARLSAKTPPAKVETKSKKWLERTYLQPKKVQTKGKRRAKGKQAEVANQETKGDLPAENGETKNEDSLPSDEGGEEEAESD; via the coding sequence ATGCCCAAGAGGAAGGTCAGCTCCCCTGAGGCAGTGGTGAAGCAGGAGCCCGAGAGGAGATCGGCGAGGTTGTCAGCTAAAACGCCTCCTGCAAAAGTGGAAACGAAGTCAAAAAAGTGGCTGGAAAGAACTTATCTTCAGCCAAAAAAAGtgcaaacaaaagggaaaaggcGAGCAAAGGGAAAACAGGCTGAAGTGGCTAACCAAGAGACTAAAGGAGACCTACCTGcagaaaatggagaaactaaaaacGAGGACAGCCTGCCCTCTgatgaaggaggagaggaagaagccGAGTCTGATTAA